From Elusimicrobiaceae bacterium:
GACAAGAAATTCGGTTCGCCGCTTGTTATTGACGACGGCGTGACCATCGCCAAGGAAATCGAGCTGGAAGACAAGTTTGAAAACATGGGCGCCCAGCTGATACGCGAAGTCGCCTCGAAAACCAACGACGTGGCCGGCGACGGCACCACCACCGCAACCGTGCTGGCCCACGCGATCGTGACGGAAGGCATTAAAAACATTACCGCCGGCGCCAATCCCACCCAGATCCGCAACGGCATCCATAAAGCCGTGGAAGCGGCGACGGCGAATCTTAAAAAGATTTCCAAGCCGGTGAAGACGAAAGAGGAGAAAGCCCAGATCGCCACGATTTCCGCCAACGATGCCGAAATAGGCGAACTCATTGCCCAGGCAATGGAAAAAGTGGGACATGAAGGCGTCATAACCATTGAAGAAGGCAAGAGCGCGGTTACCGAACTGCATGTTGTGGAAGGAATGCAGTTTGACCGGGGCTACATTTCGCCTTATTTCGTGACCGACAGCGAGCGGATGGAAGCGGTCATGGAGAACGCCTATGTGATTATCACCGACAAGAAGATCAGCGCGATGAACGATCTGCTGCCGATCCTTGAAAAAGTCATGCAGACCGGCCGCCCCTTCGTGATCCTCGCCGAGGATGTTGACGGGGAAGCGCTGGCGACGCTGGTTGTCAATAAATTGCGCGGCACCCTTAAGGGCTGCGCGGTAAAAGCGCCCGGGTTTGGTGACCGCCGCAAGGAACTGCTTGCCGATATCGCGGCGCTTACCGGCGGAGAAGTTATCAGCGAAGACCGCGGGATGAAACTTGAGAAAGCCGAACTGGCGATGCTGGGGCAGGCCAAGCGCGTGGTCAGCGATAAGGAAAACACGACTATCGTGGACGGACTGGGCGATAAAGCCGTCATCTCCGCCCGCACCGAGCAGATCCGCCGCCAGATAAAAGACACCACCTCCGAATACGACAAGGAAAAACTTGAGGAACGGCTTGCCAAGCTGTCGGGCGGAGTGGCCGTCATCAGCGTGGGCGCGGCCACCGAAACCGAAATGAAGAATAAAAAGGCCAAAGTGGAAGACGCCAGAAACGCCACCCGCGCGGGTGTCGCGGAAGGTTTGGTTCCCGGCGGCGGCACGGCGCTGGTCCGCTGTGAAGGCGTGCTGGACTCGCTTAAAGGCGACAACGAAGACGAGCAGACCGGTATCGAGATCGTGCGGAAATCGCTGTCCTCTCCGCTGCGCCAGTTAGGCGAAAATGCCGGGTTTGACGGCGCGGTTATCGTCGAGCGGGTGCGCAATCTTAAAGGCAACGAAGGTTTTAACGCCGAAAACAACGAATACGGAGATCTGGTGAAGGCCGGAGTGGTTGATCCCGTCAAGGTTGTGCGGTGCGCG
This genomic window contains:
- the groL gene encoding chaperonin GroEL (60 kDa chaperone family; promotes refolding of misfolded polypeptides especially under stressful conditions; forms two stacked rings of heptamers to form a barrel-shaped 14mer; ends can be capped by GroES; misfolded proteins enter the barrel where they are refolded when GroES binds), with the translated sequence MAKQIIFAEEARAKIKSGIDQMAKAVRVTLGPKGRSVVIDKKFGSPLVIDDGVTIAKEIELEDKFENMGAQLIREVASKTNDVAGDGTTTATVLAHAIVTEGIKNITAGANPTQIRNGIHKAVEAATANLKKISKPVKTKEEKAQIATISANDAEIGELIAQAMEKVGHEGVITIEEGKSAVTELHVVEGMQFDRGYISPYFVTDSERMEAVMENAYVIITDKKISAMNDLLPILEKVMQTGRPFVILAEDVDGEALATLVVNKLRGTLKGCAVKAPGFGDRRKELLADIAALTGGEVISEDRGMKLEKAELAMLGQAKRVVSDKENTTIVDGLGDKAVISARTEQIRRQIKDTTSEYDKEKLEERLAKLSGGVAVISVGAATETEMKNKKAKVEDARNATRAGVAEGLVPGGGTALVRCEGVLDSLKGDNEDEQTGIEIVRKSLSSPLRQLGENAGFDGAVIVERVRNLKGNEGFNAENNEYGDLVKAGVVDPVKVVRCALENAASVASTVLLTEALIADKPEEKSSAPAMPGGMGGMGGMY